In Streptomyces sp. P3, one DNA window encodes the following:
- a CDS encoding MarR family winged helix-turn-helix transcriptional regulator: MSTTPRWLNADERRAWLAYVEFSTLLSDHLNRQLRRDAGMTHADYSLLAYLSMAPETTLGMSDLAQRLKITRSRLTHAVSRLRDVGLVDRREDPADGRGQLAFLTDAGRALLDEVAPGHVEAVRRVVFDVLTPEQVRQFAEIGEAISEALHRAESTEADPAALPWRRR; this comes from the coding sequence ATGTCCACGACGCCCCGGTGGCTCAACGCCGACGAACGACGAGCCTGGCTGGCCTACGTCGAGTTCTCCACGCTGCTGTCCGACCACCTGAACCGGCAGCTGAGGCGCGACGCGGGCATGACGCACGCCGACTACAGCCTGCTGGCCTACCTCTCCATGGCCCCGGAGACCACGCTCGGCATGTCGGACCTGGCCCAGCGGCTGAAGATCACCCGCAGTCGGCTCACCCACGCGGTGAGCCGGCTGCGCGACGTCGGCCTCGTGGACCGCCGGGAGGACCCCGCCGACGGCCGCGGCCAGCTCGCCTTCCTCACCGACGCGGGCAGGGCCCTGCTGGACGAGGTGGCCCCCGGCCATGTCGAGGCCGTCCGCCGGGTGGTGTTCGACGTGCTCACCCCCGAGCAGGTGCGGCAGTTCGCGGAGATCGGCGAGGCGATCAGCGAGGCCCTGCACCGGGCCGAGAGCACCGAGGCCGACCCCGCGGCGCTGCCCTGGCGACGCCGGTAG
- a CDS encoding sensor histidine kinase, translated as MELPMVWRQWLARHDRIRDALPAVPLIVIATAATAVGKNDWHEPRWDEVVWMALSCVPLAFRSRWPLGVAVFTLAGDLTLMAVASHIAPTPAASLVALYTLAVHGSRRTAWSVGVAAGVAITGVYAATQAESLVGGASLLRFDFVLAATALGRAVRSRRESLAAARERVEHAERMQEEEARRRVTQERVRIARDLHDVVAHHITLVNAQAGVAHHLMRANPDQAYEALAHIQDNSRAALDELRATVGLLRQPGDAPGSRAPIPRLADLDTLVDGCRASGLSVRVTRTGTPSPLTPATELTAYRIIQEALTNSHKHAAGSEAALVLDYGPHTLRVTVTDDGRPGPPKGAGTGHGLVGMRERATAIGGTVTAGPLPGRGFEVVAELPLSLAPTSVSNPS; from the coding sequence ATGGAACTGCCCATGGTGTGGCGACAGTGGCTGGCTCGTCATGACCGCATCAGAGACGCACTGCCCGCGGTACCGCTGATCGTGATCGCCACGGCGGCGACGGCCGTCGGCAAGAACGACTGGCACGAGCCGCGTTGGGACGAAGTGGTGTGGATGGCCCTGTCCTGCGTGCCGCTGGCCTTCCGGAGCCGTTGGCCGCTGGGAGTCGCTGTGTTCACCCTGGCGGGCGACCTCACGCTGATGGCCGTTGCCTCACACATCGCGCCGACCCCGGCGGCGAGCCTCGTCGCCCTGTACACGCTCGCCGTACACGGCAGCCGGCGCACGGCGTGGAGCGTCGGCGTGGCCGCGGGCGTGGCGATCACCGGTGTCTACGCGGCCACCCAGGCGGAGTCCCTGGTGGGAGGGGCCAGCCTGCTGCGCTTCGACTTCGTGCTCGCCGCCACCGCGCTGGGCCGGGCCGTCCGCAGCCGTCGTGAGAGCCTCGCTGCGGCCCGGGAACGCGTGGAGCATGCCGAGCGCATGCAGGAGGAGGAGGCCCGGCGCCGGGTCACCCAGGAACGCGTGCGCATCGCGCGCGACCTGCACGACGTCGTCGCCCACCACATCACCCTGGTCAACGCCCAGGCAGGGGTGGCTCACCACCTCATGCGCGCCAACCCCGACCAGGCGTACGAGGCGCTCGCCCACATCCAGGACAACAGCCGCGCCGCGCTCGACGAACTGCGCGCCACCGTCGGCCTGCTGCGCCAGCCCGGCGACGCGCCCGGTTCACGAGCCCCCATCCCGCGTCTGGCCGACCTCGACACCCTCGTCGACGGGTGCCGCGCGAGCGGGCTGTCCGTACGGGTGACCCGCACCGGCACCCCCTCGCCGCTGACACCCGCCACCGAACTGACCGCCTACCGCATCATCCAGGAAGCCCTCACCAACTCCCACAAACACGCCGCCGGCAGTGAGGCCGCCCTCGTCCTCGACTACGGTCCGCACACGCTCCGGGTGACCGTCACGGACGACGGACGTCCGGGCCCGCCGAAGGGCGCGGGCACCGGCCACGGGCTGGTCGGCATGCGCGAGCGGGCCACCGCCATCGGCGGGACGGTCACCGCAGGGCCGCTGCCCGGGCGCGGCTTCGAGGTCGTGGCCGAACTTCCGCTCTCACTCGCCCCCACCAGCGTTTCGAACCCCTCGTGA
- the gndA gene encoding NADP-dependent phosphogluconate dehydrogenase, protein MNATAAIGVTGLGVMGRNLARNFARNGYTVAVHNRTAGRTRALVEEFGHEGAFVPAESAADFVAALERPRRLMIMVQAGAVTDAVIEEFAPLLEPGDMIIDGGNAHYADTRRREESLRERGLHFVGAGVSGGEEGALNGPAVMVGGSSESYDVLGPMFESISAKVGGEPCATHIGTDGAGHFVKMVHNGIEYADMQLIAEAYDLLRQVAGYTPAEIAGIFRTWNEGRLGSYLIEITAEVLAHTDAATGRAFVDIVADAAGQKGTGRWTVQTALDLGSPVTAIAQATFARAASGQRELRAAYAGLPGGTTPPLSRTEATRFTSQVEHALYASKVIAYDQGWKMIQDAAGEFGWKIDLGAVARIWRGGCIIRASFLDRIRAAYAADPDLVSLLGEMEFAMEITDAQVPWRETVASAARRGIPVPAFSAALAHYDTLRAERLPAALLQGQRDYFGAHTYGRTDRPGAFHTHWAEPGRPETSA, encoded by the coding sequence GTGAACGCAACCGCCGCCATCGGCGTCACCGGCCTCGGCGTGATGGGCCGCAACCTCGCGCGCAACTTCGCCCGCAACGGCTACACCGTCGCCGTCCACAACCGCACCGCCGGACGCACCCGCGCGCTCGTCGAGGAGTTCGGGCACGAGGGCGCGTTCGTGCCCGCCGAGTCGGCCGCGGACTTCGTGGCGGCGCTGGAACGTCCCCGCCGCCTGATGATCATGGTGCAGGCGGGCGCCGTCACCGACGCGGTCATCGAGGAGTTCGCCCCGCTCCTGGAGCCCGGCGACATGATCATCGACGGTGGCAACGCCCACTACGCCGACACCCGCCGCCGCGAGGAGTCCCTGCGCGAGCGCGGGCTCCACTTCGTCGGCGCCGGCGTCTCCGGCGGCGAGGAGGGCGCGCTGAACGGGCCGGCCGTCATGGTCGGCGGCTCCAGCGAGTCCTACGACGTGCTCGGCCCCATGTTCGAGTCCATCAGCGCCAAGGTCGGTGGCGAGCCCTGCGCCACGCACATCGGCACCGACGGCGCCGGGCACTTCGTCAAGATGGTGCACAACGGCATCGAGTACGCCGACATGCAGCTCATCGCCGAGGCGTACGACCTGCTGCGCCAGGTCGCCGGCTACACACCGGCCGAGATCGCCGGCATCTTCCGGACCTGGAACGAGGGCCGGCTCGGCTCCTACCTCATCGAGATCACCGCCGAGGTCCTCGCCCACACGGACGCCGCCACCGGCCGGGCGTTCGTCGACATCGTCGCCGACGCCGCCGGACAGAAGGGCACCGGCCGCTGGACCGTGCAGACCGCCCTGGACCTCGGCTCCCCGGTCACCGCCATCGCCCAGGCCACCTTCGCCCGGGCCGCCTCCGGCCAGCGCGAACTGCGCGCCGCGTACGCGGGCCTGCCCGGCGGCACGACGCCGCCGCTCAGCCGCACCGAGGCCACCCGCTTCACCTCGCAGGTCGAGCACGCCCTGTACGCCTCGAAGGTCATCGCCTACGACCAGGGCTGGAAGATGATCCAGGACGCGGCCGGCGAGTTCGGCTGGAAGATCGACCTGGGCGCGGTCGCCCGGATCTGGCGCGGCGGCTGCATCATCCGCGCCTCGTTCCTGGACCGCATCCGCGCCGCGTACGCGGCCGACCCGGACCTGGTCAGCCTGCTCGGCGAGATGGAGTTCGCCATGGAGATCACCGACGCGCAGGTGCCCTGGCGCGAGACCGTGGCCTCCGCGGCCCGCCGCGGCATTCCGGTGCCGGCCTTCTCCGCCGCGCTCGCCCACTACGACACCCTGCGCGCGGAGCGGTTGCCCGCCGCCCTGCTCCAGGGCCAGCGCGACTACTTCGGCGCCCACACCTACGGCCGCACCGACCGGCCGGGCGCCTTCCACACCCACTGGGCCGAGCCGGGCCGCCCGGAGACGTCCGCCTGA
- a CDS encoding response regulator transcription factor: MTIRVLLADDQALLRGTFRLLINAQPDMDVVAEASNGREAARLARSERTDVVVMDIRMPEVDGIEATRLIAQDEDLAGVKVLVLTTFEEDDLVVEALRAGASGFLGKGVEPAQLLEAIRLVAAGEALLSPAATKGLISRVLAQPCPGDLVDPTRLAALTPREREVLTLVGTGLANDEIAERLFVTPVTVKTHANRAMAKLGARDRAQLVVIAYETGLVRAGERQG, translated from the coding sequence ATGACCATTCGCGTCCTGCTCGCCGACGACCAGGCCCTGCTCCGCGGCACCTTCCGGCTGCTCATCAACGCCCAGCCCGACATGGACGTCGTCGCGGAAGCCTCCAACGGACGGGAGGCCGCCCGGCTGGCCCGCTCCGAGCGCACCGACGTCGTGGTCATGGACATCCGGATGCCCGAGGTCGACGGCATCGAAGCCACACGGCTGATTGCCCAGGACGAGGACCTGGCCGGGGTCAAGGTCCTCGTCCTGACCACCTTCGAGGAGGACGACCTCGTGGTCGAGGCCCTGCGGGCCGGGGCGAGCGGATTCCTGGGCAAGGGAGTCGAACCGGCGCAGCTCCTCGAAGCGATCCGGCTGGTGGCCGCCGGCGAGGCGCTGCTCTCCCCCGCGGCCACGAAGGGCCTCATCTCTCGCGTCCTCGCCCAGCCCTGCCCCGGCGACCTCGTCGACCCCACGCGGCTGGCCGCGCTGACACCCCGGGAACGAGAAGTGCTGACCCTGGTGGGCACCGGCCTGGCCAACGACGAGATCGCCGAACGACTCTTCGTCACCCCGGTCACCGTCAAGACACACGCCAACCGGGCCATGGCCAAACTCGGCGCCCGCGACCGCGCCCAACTCGTCGTCATCGCCTACGAAACCGGCCTGGTACGCGCGGGAGAGCGACAAGGCTGA